The following coding sequences lie in one Sedimentibacter sp. MB35-C1 genomic window:
- a CDS encoding DUF3870 domain-containing protein yields the protein MKETVYIIGESRTNMDNAITTIYNSFYIAFEVDVDTDKIVDVGCTHTINITEDFIKKIFIGRNIGDYCHLEQEIRRRYHGTSQKAVIVSYKDAIKKYQGVKSKFYM from the coding sequence ATGAAAGAAACCGTCTATATAATTGGAGAATCCAGAACAAATATGGATAATGCCATTACAACAATTTACAATTCGTTTTATATAGCATTTGAAGTTGATGTAGATACAGATAAAATAGTTGATGTGGGATGTACTCATACAATTAATATAACAGAAGATTTCATCAAGAAAATATTTATAGGTAGAAATATCGGCGACTATTGTCATTTAGAACAGGAAATAAGAAGACGTTATCACGGTACTTCTCAAAAAGCCGTAATTGTATCTTACAAGGATGCCATAAAGAAATATCAAGGAGTTAAAAGCAAATTT